One part of the Vicugna pacos chromosome 20, VicPac4, whole genome shotgun sequence genome encodes these proteins:
- the FAM217A gene encoding LOW QUALITY PROTEIN: protein FAM217A (The sequence of the model RefSeq protein was modified relative to this genomic sequence to represent the inferred CDS: inserted 3 bases in 2 codons): MGRRNGDSSGTSLRAARSSGENLSHWNLDAEVPVPENKNLLPGRDSAVGGKINKNHLEXPAEQLMLELFVGACSQKNTQNGKQGVFQLWSFPLDGRSITENRDFRRSSMETGYHVTSSPTMLLAESHSRAAASVGQRVSXPALPCWPHADGDFCKDRNEPQVNLCSAVENNSGDILTAPTWNLKCGSSSVKENLTDESDLSENEKANKTLLSYFKKMDLNLKPETIENVDDFFTEEPSEAFPYPALLPPPFGALDLHRLAFSRSANWTMTAVLPESSLEPLITRLLEMERLQHVTIQKERPRLQTPPCTPGAPERPSSEPVPKTRQPRLSDSLSLQTICADKSHEKRKSDPGSCKLERSISRWDWSSAGRYRWGSRPSLKSSSTTKQVTATYDDSKNPRSATLNPGQELSAKPAPARAAQLLVKMVPTRCLPPKSPIPVAPISLSFPENEREGAKVPRTKKKLYRKNVVLNKPFCVQKLNCLSSSLIAKDKCSPIDQK; this comes from the exons ATGGGGAGAAGAAACGGAGACAGCAGCGGCACCAGCCTGCGCGCGGCCCGCAGCTCCGGGGAG AACTTATCTCACTGGAATTTGGATGCAGAAGTGCCTGTTCCTGAAAATAAAAACCTCCTGCCCGGAAGGGACAGTGCCGTAGGTG GCAAAATTAACAAG AACCATTTGG TTCCAGCAGAGCAGCTGATGCTAGAATTGTTTGTCGGAGCATGCTCCCAAAAGAACAC CCAGAATGGTAAACAAGGGGTATTCCAGTTATGGAGTTTTCCTCTTGACGGAAGAAGCATCACGGAGAACAG GGATTTCAGAAGATCTTCGATGGAGACAGGCTATCACGTGACCAGTAGTCCCACAATGCTGCTCGCCGAGAGCCACTCCCGAGCAGCTGCCTCGGTGGGCCAGCGGGTGAg gcctgccctgccctgctggccgCACGCCGACGGAGACTTTTGCAAGGACAGAAACGAGCCTCAGGTGAATTTATGCTCAGCTGTAGAAAACAACAGTGGGGACATTTTAACTGCTCCAACTTGGAATTTGAAGTGTGGAAGCAGCAGTGTGAAGGAAAATTTAACAGATGAAAGCGACTTAtcagaaaatgagaaagcaaacaaaactttactcagctattttaaaaagatggaCCTTAATTTAAAGCCAGAAACAATAGAAAATGTTGACGACTTTTTCACCGAAGAGCCGAGCGAAGCGTTCCCATATCCTGCCCTGCTGCCCCCGCCTTTCGGCGCCCTGGACCTGCACAGGTTAGCCTTCTCCAGGTCTGCAAACTGGACAATGACAGCGGTGCTTCCGGAAAGCTCCCTGGAGCCTTTGATAACTCGGTTACTGGAAATGGAACGACTGCAGCATGTGACAATTCAAAAAGAAAGGCCGAGACTGCAGACCCCGCCCTGCACTCCCGGAGCCCCTGAAAGACCCTCTTCTGAACCCGTTCCCAAAACGAGGCAGCCCAGGCTTTCTGACTCTTTGAGTCTTCAGACAATTTGTGCAGATAAAAGTCACGAAAAAAGGAAGAGCGATCCTGGTTCTTGTAAGCTTGAGCGCAGCATATCCAGGTGGGACTGGAGCAGTGCTGGCAGGTACAGGTGGGGTTCTAGACCATCTCTGAAAAGCTCCTCCACCACAAAGCAAGTGACGGCCACTTACGACGACTCTAAGAACCCCAGAAGTGCCACTTTAAACCCAGGCCAAGAGCTCTCAGCCAAGCCTGCTCCTGCCCGTGCAGCTCAACTGCTGGTTAAAATGGTCCCAACCCGATGTCTGCCACCAAAGTCTCCTATACCAGTTGCACCTATATCTCTGTCTTTTCCCGAAAATGAGAGGGAAGGAGCTAAGGTACCAAGGACCAAAAAGAAACTTTACCGAAAAAACGTGGTGTTGAACAAAccattctgtgttcagaagctaAACTGTCTGTCGTCTTCGTTGATAGCGAAGGACAAGTGCTCACCCATTGACCAGAAATAA